A part of Paenibacillus sp. IHBB 10380 genomic DNA contains:
- a CDS encoding glycosyl hydrolase family 8 has translation MSKNKKFSFSSKAVMLCCLAFLMVPAGFAFASPNKPFPQHTTYTSGTIKPSNATQSTMDNAVKSKWDSWKAAYLKPAGTGKYYVKYQSNGNTVSEAHGYGMLASVMMAGHDSSAQSYFDGLYKYYQAHPSNNNPYLMAWKQNSSFQNIEGANSATDGDMDIAYSLLLADKQWGSSGSINYLQAGKNIINAIMQSDVDQSRWTLRLGDWATSGKYDGATRPSDFMLQHMKAFQQATGDNKWNNVIDKTYTIINSLHTGYSSSTGLLPDFVVLSGGVYKPAPEGFLEAASDAYYGYNSCRIPWRITTDYLMTGDNRALTQLNQMNTWIKGKVSSNPSNVKDGYKLNGTATGSYDSGAFYAPFGVSAMTSSSNQSWLNAVWNKAANSSNEGYYEDSIKFFSMMVMSGNWWAY, from the coding sequence ATGAGCAAAAATAAGAAATTTAGCTTTAGCAGCAAAGCCGTAATGTTATGCTGTCTCGCTTTTCTTATGGTCCCAGCAGGTTTCGCGTTCGCATCACCTAACAAACCATTTCCTCAACACACCACCTACACTAGCGGTACGATTAAGCCGAGTAATGCTACGCAAAGTACGATGGATAATGCGGTCAAATCGAAATGGGATAGCTGGAAAGCAGCTTATTTGAAGCCAGCTGGAACCGGTAAATATTATGTGAAATACCAGTCTAACGGAAATACGGTTTCTGAAGCACATGGTTATGGTATGTTGGCCTCGGTAATGATGGCTGGACATGACAGTAGTGCCCAGAGCTATTTTGATGGACTTTATAAATATTATCAGGCTCACCCGAGTAATAATAACCCATATTTGATGGCCTGGAAACAGAACAGTAGCTTCCAGAATATCGAAGGCGCTAACTCTGCAACTGATGGAGATATGGATATTGCTTACTCACTTCTGTTGGCTGACAAACAGTGGGGAAGTAGTGGTTCCATTAATTACCTGCAAGCAGGTAAAAATATCATTAATGCGATCATGCAAAGTGATGTCGATCAGTCCCGTTGGACCCTTCGTCTGGGTGACTGGGCAACGTCAGGGAAGTATGACGGAGCTACGCGTCCTTCGGACTTCATGCTGCAGCATATGAAGGCTTTTCAACAAGCAACAGGGGATAATAAGTGGAATAACGTCATCGATAAAACATACACCATTATTAATTCCCTCCACACTGGATATAGCTCAAGTACAGGCTTACTTCCTGATTTCGTTGTCTTATCTGGGGGAGTCTACAAACCTGCTCCTGAAGGATTCCTCGAAGCTGCTAGTGATGCTTATTATGGTTATAACTCCTGCCGTATCCCTTGGCGGATTACGACAGACTATCTAATGACAGGTGACAACCGTGCGCTGACTCAACTGAACCAAATGAACACGTGGATCAAAGGTAAAGTAAGCAGTAACCCGAGCAACGTCAAAGATGGCTATAAGCTGAACGGGACGGCAACGGGTTCGTACGACAGTGGCGCATTCTATGCTCCCTTTGGAGTGAGTGCGATGACATCGTCTTCCAACCAAAGTTGGCTAAATGCTGTATGGAATAAAGCAGCTAACAGTTCTAACGAAGGTTACTATGAGGACAGCATCAAGTTCTTCTCTATGATGGTCATGTCCGGTAACTGGTGGGCATATTAA
- a CDS encoding N-acetylglucosamine kinase has product MTYYLGIDGGGTKTYALLTDESGYVLGKGKSGNGNHQTNASHAARNIQSAATDAIAQAGLRQEDVKHAYFGLAGADREADYRILRPMIRDIGFTNYSINCDTMIGLRAGTNHSYGVSLICGTGTNSAGRNLQGKHYQCGGFDYMYGDFGGGGSLNIEVFRSVIRSWDGREQPTLLTDSLLRMLGHENVENMFTDFMDNGHRVPVDAARLLFEAAALNDAVSLDILRHQGEELGKSAAAVIHKLGMEKDTFDVVLAGSMLTRGDRGWIRGPIENAVHTAAPLASIVTLTTEPVVGAVWSAMEEDGLTISTETYERMRSYREYEEIKQTIR; this is encoded by the coding sequence ATGACTTACTACTTAGGAATTGACGGAGGAGGAACCAAGACATACGCGCTTCTGACTGACGAGTCCGGCTATGTACTCGGCAAAGGTAAGAGCGGTAACGGCAATCACCAGACTAACGCATCCCATGCTGCACGAAATATCCAAAGCGCCGCAACCGATGCCATTGCACAAGCTGGTTTACGTCAGGAAGATGTGAAACACGCCTACTTCGGTCTTGCAGGAGCTGACCGAGAAGCAGATTACCGTATTTTACGTCCCATGATTCGTGACATTGGATTTACGAATTATAGCATTAATTGCGACACCATGATCGGCCTACGGGCGGGTACCAATCACTCTTATGGGGTTTCCCTCATTTGCGGTACCGGTACGAATTCAGCGGGACGCAACCTTCAAGGTAAACATTATCAATGCGGTGGTTTTGATTATATGTATGGCGACTTCGGCGGTGGTGGTTCGTTAAATATTGAAGTATTCCGCTCAGTCATCCGTTCATGGGATGGACGTGAACAACCTACACTACTCACGGATTCACTCCTTCGCATGCTTGGACATGAGAATGTGGAGAATATGTTTACCGATTTCATGGACAACGGTCATCGTGTACCTGTCGATGCTGCCAGACTGCTGTTTGAAGCGGCAGCACTGAATGATGCTGTATCATTGGATATTTTACGACACCAAGGTGAAGAGCTGGGCAAGTCGGCTGCTGCCGTCATACACAAGCTTGGGATGGAGAAAGATACGTTCGACGTGGTTCTCGCTGGAAGTATGCTGACACGAGGCGATCGTGGTTGGATTCGAGGTCCAATTGAAAACGCTGTACATACGGCGGCTCCACTGGCCTCAATCGTGACGCTTACGACGGAGCCCGTTGTTGGCGCAGTATGGTCCGCCATGGAAGAAGATGGATTAACCATTTCCACAGAAACATATGAAAGAATGCGTTCATACCGTGAATATGAAGAAATCAAACAAACTATACGATAG
- a CDS encoding ABC transporter ATP-binding protein, with translation MKHLLEVKNLAVSFKTHGGVVQAIRGVSFHVDKGETLAIVGESGSGKSVTSQSVMKLIPTPPGIYNSGQIIFDGQELISKTEKQMQKIRGKEIGLISQDPMTSLNPTMKVGHQITEVLFKHEKMSKDKAHKRAVELLTLVGIPRPEERYNQYPHEFSGGMRQRVVIAMALAANPKLLIADEPTTALDVTIQAQILELMKDLQQKIKTSIIFITHDLGVVAKMADRVAVMYAGQIVETGTVEEIFYDPRHPYTWGLLASMPSLDSNSGEMLTAIPGTPPDLIKPPKGDAFALRSAYAMKIDSEREAPLFKVSDTHFVKSWLLHPMAPAVEPPEAVKNKRRVLPGVYEQPVMVEQYEV, from the coding sequence ATGAAACATCTTCTGGAAGTAAAGAATTTAGCAGTGTCATTTAAGACTCATGGTGGAGTGGTACAAGCCATCCGTGGAGTCAGTTTTCATGTTGATAAGGGTGAGACGTTGGCAATAGTAGGTGAATCAGGATCAGGAAAAAGTGTAACTTCTCAATCCGTAATGAAGCTAATTCCAACACCACCAGGTATTTATAATAGTGGTCAAATTATATTTGATGGTCAGGAACTAATCTCAAAAACTGAGAAGCAAATGCAGAAGATTCGGGGAAAAGAGATTGGACTAATCTCACAAGACCCAATGACATCGCTCAATCCTACGATGAAAGTAGGGCATCAAATTACAGAGGTCCTATTTAAACACGAGAAAATGTCAAAAGATAAAGCGCACAAGCGGGCTGTAGAATTGCTTACTCTTGTGGGTATTCCCAGACCTGAAGAACGCTATAATCAATATCCACATGAATTCAGTGGCGGTATGCGCCAACGGGTCGTGATTGCAATGGCGCTTGCAGCTAATCCCAAGCTCTTGATCGCCGATGAACCAACTACGGCACTGGATGTAACGATACAGGCGCAAATTCTGGAACTGATGAAGGATTTGCAACAAAAAATTAAAACATCAATTATTTTCATTACACATGACCTTGGCGTTGTTGCCAAAATGGCAGATCGTGTAGCGGTTATGTATGCGGGACAAATTGTGGAGACAGGTACAGTAGAGGAAATCTTCTATGATCCAAGACATCCCTATACATGGGGATTATTGGCATCTATGCCTAGTCTGGATAGTAATAGCGGAGAGATGCTGACAGCGATTCCAGGAACGCCACCGGATCTTATTAAGCCTCCTAAAGGAGATGCGTTTGCCTTACGGAGTGCTTATGCTATGAAGATAGACTCGGAAAGAGAAGCTCCTCTGTTTAAAGTTTCAGACACTCACTTTGTGAAATCATGGCTCTTACATCCGATGGCTCCAGCAGTAGAACCACCTGAGGCTGTGAAGAACAAAAGACGTGTCTTGCCCGGTGTATATGAACAACCTGTGATGGTTGAACAATATGAGGTGTAA
- a CDS encoding LacI family DNA-binding transcriptional regulator, producing the protein MKVNIFDVAKKSGLSVVTVSRVLNGAESVREKNRQKVLDAIKELDYRPNAAARSLARGKTGIIGLIITTLHDSFFDAIVKEVNDLLALHGYFLAVSVSSAGIASDESHYLIQEDRVDGLILLSPLEEDSYIVELKRRNIPYVLIDHQKPENDSFSITVDNVKGGYAATRHLLELGHTSIAHLCGDEMFRSTRERRSGFLKALNEQGLAPFEILYGEYEIEFGYQSCRKWISSGSLPTAVFAGDDFIALGVVNALLEAGIRIPEQVAVVGYDGQDIASKLHPYITTIRQPGERIGMAAVDMLLKRIDGTMKRGSCIRLDPELLVRESTVSLQPPGH; encoded by the coding sequence ATGAAAGTTAATATATTTGACGTAGCAAAAAAATCTGGGTTGTCTGTGGTAACCGTCTCACGAGTCCTGAACGGTGCCGAATCGGTACGCGAGAAAAACCGGCAGAAAGTTCTTGATGCTATAAAAGAACTAGACTATCGTCCCAATGCTGCCGCACGCAGTCTAGCCCGAGGCAAGACGGGTATCATCGGCTTAATTATAACCACCCTGCACGATTCATTCTTTGATGCGATCGTCAAGGAAGTGAACGACCTACTTGCACTGCACGGCTATTTTCTCGCTGTTTCAGTATCGTCAGCTGGCATCGCTTCGGACGAGAGCCATTATCTGATTCAGGAAGACCGTGTTGATGGGCTGATCCTTCTCTCTCCATTAGAAGAAGACAGCTATATCGTCGAGTTGAAGCGGCGCAATATTCCTTATGTGCTCATCGACCATCAAAAGCCCGAGAATGATAGCTTTTCGATTACGGTAGACAATGTCAAAGGCGGTTACGCTGCTACACGCCACCTTCTTGAATTGGGTCACACCTCAATCGCGCATCTGTGCGGAGATGAGATGTTCCGCAGTACACGTGAGCGTCGTAGCGGCTTCTTAAAGGCTCTCAATGAGCAGGGGCTTGCCCCTTTTGAAATCTTGTATGGGGAATATGAGATCGAATTTGGCTATCAATCTTGCCGCAAATGGATAAGCTCAGGATCGCTTCCAACAGCAGTCTTCGCTGGTGACGACTTCATTGCGCTCGGTGTCGTTAATGCATTGCTTGAAGCAGGGATACGTATTCCAGAACAGGTAGCCGTTGTTGGTTATGATGGACAGGATATTGCTTCTAAGCTTCATCCTTATATAACCACAATCCGCCAGCCGGGAGAGCGGATCGGAATGGCCGCCGTGGATATGCTGCTGAAACGTATTGACGGTACAATGAAGCGAGGATCCTGCATAAGGCTTGATCCCGAACTGCTTGTCCGTGAGTCTACGGTTTCCCTACAACCACCCGGTCATTGA
- a CDS encoding carbohydrate ABC transporter permease, with protein sequence MIHRESRRQTFYMYMFILPWLLGFLVFALYPILSSLYYSFTDYDIIHPPKFVGLANYNEMLNSELFWKSVAVTLKYTFISVPIQLLLALGFALLLNQKIPFRGFFRTSMYFPSMVSGVAMSLLWYWIFNPQIGLFNYMLSWIGISGPAWLMSPGTALYALIIMSFWTAGSGMILFLAGLQGVPGSLIEAAKLDGAGRFNVFLHVTLPMISPILLFQFIIGIIESFQVFTQAFVMTQGGPNYSTYFYVYNLYTSAFKEYRAGYSSALAWVLLIVVMIFTALIMKFSNRYVHYEGGDGNR encoded by the coding sequence GTGATTCATCGCGAAAGCCGGCGACAAACGTTTTATATGTATATGTTCATTTTACCATGGCTTCTCGGCTTCCTCGTATTTGCTTTGTATCCTATCTTATCATCGCTTTATTACAGCTTCACGGACTACGACATCATCCATCCACCTAAATTTGTTGGACTAGCGAATTACAATGAAATGCTGAACAGTGAGCTCTTCTGGAAATCTGTGGCGGTAACGCTGAAATATACCTTCATTAGTGTACCCATTCAGCTGTTACTCGCACTGGGTTTCGCACTCCTACTCAACCAGAAGATACCATTCCGCGGGTTTTTCCGGACATCCATGTACTTTCCAAGTATGGTGTCAGGTGTAGCAATGTCCCTCCTGTGGTACTGGATCTTCAACCCGCAAATCGGATTGTTCAACTACATGCTCTCTTGGATCGGAATTTCCGGTCCGGCATGGCTCATGAGTCCAGGCACAGCTCTGTACGCACTCATTATTATGTCCTTCTGGACAGCAGGCTCCGGTATGATTCTATTTCTTGCCGGTTTGCAAGGTGTTCCGGGTAGTCTTATCGAGGCTGCAAAACTTGATGGCGCCGGACGCTTCAATGTCTTCTTGCATGTGACGCTACCCATGATCTCACCCATACTCCTCTTCCAATTCATCATTGGCATCATTGAGTCCTTCCAAGTGTTTACCCAAGCATTTGTTATGACGCAAGGTGGTCCAAACTACTCTACCTACTTCTATGTCTACAACTTGTATACAAGCGCATTTAAAGAATACCGAGCAGGCTACTCGTCAGCTCTCGCCTGGGTTTTACTAATTGTTGTTATGATATTTACGGCACTCATTATGAAATTCTCCAACCGTTATGTTCATTATGAAGGGGGGGACGGGAACCGATGA
- a CDS encoding 6-phospho-beta-glucosidase encodes MTQVQGLKIAVIGGGSSYTPELVEGFIRYYEELPVRELWLVDIEAGLHKLNIVGNLAKRMVEKSGLPIEVHLTTDRRQAIKGADFVSTQMRVGMLEARGHDESIPLKYGVIGQETTGPGGMMKALRTIPVLLDVCRDIEELAPNAWLLNFTNPAGMVTEAVLKYSNVRSIGLCNAPIGLIKQTSAKYNVPADRIYAEFVGLNHLHWITRIDVEGEDKLDEMLADTTSYSAKNVPAREWDPEFLKSLRALPSYYLKYFYMTDAMLEEQQESVKTAGNRAEVVKRVEAELFELYKDVELKDKPKQLEQRGGAFYSEAAINLMRSLYNGTNDIQTLNVANNGTLDFLPDNASIEVNCLVTKNGPLPLPLTKIPRSAVGLIHAVKTYEQLAIEAAVTGDRGLALQALVHHPLVPSVDVAIKMLDEMLEANKQYLPQFFKN; translated from the coding sequence ATGACACAAGTACAAGGATTAAAAATTGCTGTAATTGGTGGAGGATCTTCGTATACACCTGAATTGGTTGAAGGATTTATACGTTACTATGAGGAGCTTCCAGTTCGTGAACTATGGCTGGTCGATATTGAAGCTGGTCTGCACAAGCTGAATATTGTTGGTAATCTAGCTAAACGAATGGTTGAGAAATCTGGACTTCCAATAGAAGTTCATTTAACAACAGACCGTCGCCAAGCAATTAAAGGTGCAGACTTTGTTAGCACTCAAATGCGTGTAGGTATGTTAGAAGCTCGTGGGCACGATGAATCTATTCCATTGAAATATGGAGTCATCGGTCAGGAAACAACAGGTCCTGGTGGCATGATGAAAGCACTACGGACCATTCCTGTACTCCTAGATGTATGCCGTGATATTGAGGAGTTGGCTCCAAACGCATGGCTACTGAACTTTACCAATCCAGCGGGTATGGTTACAGAGGCTGTTCTGAAATATTCGAACGTCCGCAGCATCGGTTTGTGCAACGCGCCAATCGGATTAATCAAGCAGACTTCCGCTAAATACAATGTACCTGCAGACCGCATTTATGCGGAGTTCGTTGGGTTGAATCATCTTCACTGGATCACACGTATTGATGTTGAGGGCGAAGATAAACTGGACGAAATGCTTGCAGACACTACTAGCTACAGTGCTAAGAACGTACCTGCACGTGAATGGGATCCTGAGTTTCTGAAATCACTCCGCGCATTGCCATCTTATTACTTGAAATACTTCTACATGACAGATGCCATGCTTGAAGAGCAGCAAGAATCCGTCAAAACGGCTGGCAATCGTGCCGAGGTCGTGAAGCGTGTAGAAGCGGAACTATTCGAACTCTATAAAGATGTTGAATTGAAAGATAAGCCGAAACAATTAGAGCAACGCGGCGGGGCCTTCTACTCAGAAGCTGCCATTAATCTGATGCGCTCTCTTTACAACGGCACTAACGATATTCAGACATTGAATGTAGCCAACAATGGTACGCTTGACTTCCTACCCGATAACGCTAGCATTGAAGTCAACTGTCTGGTTACCAAGAACGGCCCGCTTCCGCTTCCACTGACTAAGATTCCACGTTCAGCTGTTGGACTTATTCATGCCGTCAAAACCTACGAACAGCTTGCCATTGAAGCTGCCGTAACTGGCGACCGTGGCCTGGCTCTTCAAGCTCTAGTACATCACCCACTTGTTCCTTCAGTGGATGTAGCAATCAAGATGCTGGATGAAATGCTCGAAGCAAATAAACAATATTTACCACAGTTTTTCAAGAATTAG
- a CDS encoding YihY/virulence factor BrkB family protein, with translation MERAKTVRLIGFFKQLYKKVRDDDVQAISAQLTYYLILSFFPFLIFIMTLIGYANVSMEERVSSLSDIMPAEAVSIVEEILKEVSQGRSQTLLSFGMLATLWAASRGINAIIKGLNKAYDIEENRSFWKVRGISLLATFVLGIVILLSVLLLVFGGWVGDQLFVLLNYPTGFREAWGLLQYIVPLLVMTTVFTLLYFIAPNRKMTFKEVLPGAIFATVGWITTSVLFSTYVNRFGDLTRTYGSLGGVMVLLIWLYISSIIILIGGEINAILVNRRAH, from the coding sequence ATGGAGAGGGCTAAAACTGTGAGGTTGATAGGTTTTTTCAAACAATTATACAAAAAGGTCAGGGATGACGATGTGCAAGCCATCAGCGCCCAGTTGACCTATTATTTAATTCTTTCCTTCTTTCCTTTTCTAATCTTTATTATGACACTAATAGGCTATGCGAATGTCTCCATGGAAGAAAGGGTAAGCAGCTTAAGTGATATTATGCCTGCGGAAGCGGTCTCTATTGTTGAGGAAATTCTCAAAGAAGTTTCTCAAGGCAGAAGTCAGACTCTACTCTCATTTGGTATGCTTGCCACCTTATGGGCAGCTTCTAGAGGAATCAATGCCATCATCAAAGGACTTAATAAAGCTTACGATATTGAGGAGAATAGATCGTTTTGGAAGGTTCGAGGAATCTCTTTACTAGCCACATTTGTACTAGGCATCGTCATTCTACTTAGTGTGCTTCTACTCGTCTTTGGAGGATGGGTCGGGGATCAGCTCTTTGTTCTACTAAACTACCCAACTGGCTTTCGGGAGGCTTGGGGATTGCTTCAATATATCGTGCCCCTTCTAGTCATGACCACCGTATTTACGCTACTGTACTTCATTGCTCCGAATCGCAAGATGACGTTTAAGGAAGTGCTACCCGGTGCTATTTTTGCTACTGTTGGATGGATCACGACATCGGTATTATTCTCAACTTATGTGAACCGATTTGGGGATCTCACAAGAACATATGGAAGCTTAGGCGGTGTAATGGTTCTATTAATCTGGTTGTATATCAGTTCAATCATTATATTGATCGGTGGAGAAATTAATGCCATTTTAGTGAATCGAAGAGCACATTGA
- a CDS encoding carbohydrate ABC transporter permease: protein MSTLPSISSPDSRPSRRKRHIDPVRILSFITLIVTTILMILPLFFMLSTSLKSKRELLKFPPTFLPETWQWSNYKDIFETLNFGTMYMNSIIIGVLTVFGTLLSSSLAAYGFARYRGKGNNLLFMLLLSTMMLPYPAIMIPQFIMFSKMNWIDTFLPLIVPAFFGSAYNIFLLRQFFSTLPNELFDAGRMDGCSELRMWRKIALPLSGPALATVAIFAFIYSWNDLLTPVLYLSSSDKFTLPVGMSSLTSSRFRIPPWHLLMVASVLAMLPIVALFALAQRRFVEGIVLTGIK, encoded by the coding sequence ATGAGTACTCTTCCTTCAATAAGCAGCCCAGACTCACGACCTTCACGGCGTAAGCGCCATATTGATCCGGTTCGTATACTTAGTTTTATTACTTTGATTGTGACAACGATCCTAATGATACTGCCCCTGTTCTTCATGTTATCTACGTCACTGAAGTCGAAGCGCGAATTGCTAAAGTTCCCTCCGACATTTCTACCCGAAACTTGGCAGTGGAGCAACTACAAGGACATTTTTGAAACACTGAATTTCGGCACTATGTATATGAATAGCATAATTATTGGTGTACTTACTGTATTTGGCACCCTACTCTCGTCCTCGCTCGCAGCATATGGTTTCGCCAGATATCGGGGTAAAGGCAACAATCTACTATTTATGCTCCTTCTAAGCACTATGATGCTACCGTATCCAGCCATTATGATCCCACAATTTATCATGTTCTCGAAAATGAACTGGATTGATACGTTCCTACCACTCATTGTACCTGCATTCTTTGGCTCAGCGTATAACATCTTTCTGCTTCGCCAATTTTTCTCTACGCTCCCGAATGAATTATTCGACGCAGGTCGTATGGATGGCTGCAGTGAACTCCGCATGTGGCGCAAGATTGCCTTACCACTGTCTGGACCCGCTCTAGCAACGGTCGCCATTTTTGCTTTCATTTACAGCTGGAACGACCTGCTTACTCCGGTGCTCTACTTGAGCTCCTCTGATAAGTTCACACTTCCAGTAGGGATGTCATCCTTAACCTCATCCAGATTCAGAATACCACCTTGGCATTTGTTAATGGTCGCCTCTGTACTGGCTATGCTACCTATTGTCGCCCTGTTCGCCTTAGCTCAACGACGGTTCGTAGAAGGCATTGTGCTAACGGGTATCAAGTAA
- a CDS encoding flavodoxin, giving the protein MAKIIIIYASLTGNTEEIAELIADGIRQTGSSVDVKCVDDCNAVQLLSYDGYLLGAYTWGDGELPDEFLDFTEEMDEVDLNGSRAAVFGSGDTTYSIYCGAVDVLENKLKECHAVVVQESLKIEYGPSKEEQDACRVFGKNFADACMTVS; this is encoded by the coding sequence ATGGCGAAGATTATTATAATCTATGCAAGTTTGACTGGAAATACGGAGGAAATTGCTGAACTTATTGCAGATGGGATCCGTCAAACGGGGTCAAGTGTTGATGTGAAATGTGTTGATGATTGCAATGCGGTACAGTTACTTTCTTATGATGGCTATCTGCTTGGAGCGTATACATGGGGAGATGGCGAGTTGCCAGATGAATTTCTCGATTTCACTGAAGAAATGGATGAGGTTGATTTGAACGGTAGCAGAGCAGCCGTTTTTGGTAGTGGAGATACTACTTATAGCATTTATTGTGGGGCTGTAGATGTGTTAGAGAATAAACTAAAAGAATGTCATGCGGTTGTAGTTCAAGAAAGCCTTAAAATCGAATACGGTCCAAGTAAGGAAGAGCAAGATGCATGCCGAGTATTTGGTAAAAATTTTGCCGACGCTTGTATGACCGTTTCTTAA
- a CDS encoding ABC transporter substrate-binding protein, producing MKKNRKRQTGSLLLAALMFIVLTLSACSGGKSAGDVAPGADTATDSNNSGKDGQVTITHYTIDSEDRTFIEKLIPDFESKHPNIKIKIDKAPYEQFDSKLQTLIAGNKSPDVTSHYGYGGFAEYYNKGMLLDMTDLIKEDGFKSSDYNIPENLMKIYTVKDHTYGIPVNMYVTLMLYNKDMFDEAQLAYPTSDYEDKSWTFEKMVEDAKKMTVVSKDIGKTQYGVDFTWSERDMRPLYFGAQPYSDDTWTNGGVPSATHFDSPEVMDAYNKLFGLVLKEKVAPTTIWSKSVAGQNGDPFVAGKIGMSVSGSWSLAGSNDFPFKVGVAAVPWGGNDKVRSTLYVDPLLILKDSKHPKEAFEWIKYLVTTEVQEKSIDLSGGNPPVNAVAAETYYKHFEGIDPDDVRKVYEGGVKYGFESFNHLITNYSQINDMFINEMQPIENGDKTVEEVMPTIQKKVTDILKR from the coding sequence ATGAAGAAGAACAGGAAACGGCAAACAGGTTCATTATTACTTGCAGCGTTGATGTTTATCGTACTAACATTATCCGCATGCAGCGGAGGTAAATCAGCAGGTGACGTCGCTCCCGGCGCAGATACAGCGACCGACTCCAATAATTCAGGCAAGGATGGGCAGGTTACCATTACTCATTATACAATTGACTCGGAAGATCGGACGTTTATTGAGAAGCTAATCCCTGACTTTGAGTCTAAGCATCCCAACATTAAGATAAAAATCGACAAAGCCCCTTATGAACAGTTTGACAGTAAGTTGCAGACATTGATTGCTGGCAACAAGTCACCTGACGTTACAAGCCACTATGGCTATGGCGGATTCGCAGAATATTACAACAAAGGTATGCTACTAGATATGACTGATCTGATTAAAGAAGACGGCTTCAAATCATCAGATTATAACATTCCCGAGAATCTGATGAAGATTTACACCGTCAAAGATCATACCTACGGTATTCCGGTCAACATGTATGTCACGCTCATGCTCTACAACAAAGACATGTTTGATGAGGCACAGCTTGCATACCCAACTAGTGATTACGAGGATAAGAGCTGGACTTTTGAAAAAATGGTTGAAGATGCGAAGAAAATGACCGTTGTTTCCAAGGATATCGGCAAAACACAGTATGGAGTGGACTTCACCTGGTCCGAACGCGATATGCGTCCACTATACTTTGGTGCCCAGCCATATTCAGATGATACATGGACCAACGGCGGTGTGCCATCAGCAACCCATTTTGACTCCCCAGAAGTCATGGACGCTTACAACAAGCTGTTCGGGCTGGTTCTGAAAGAAAAAGTAGCTCCGACTACTATCTGGAGCAAGAGTGTAGCTGGTCAGAACGGCGATCCATTTGTAGCAGGCAAGATTGGTATGTCCGTTAGCGGATCATGGAGCCTCGCTGGTTCAAATGATTTTCCTTTCAAAGTTGGTGTAGCTGCTGTGCCTTGGGGTGGTAACGATAAAGTGCGCAGTACGCTTTACGTCGATCCACTGCTGATTCTGAAAGATTCCAAGCATCCGAAGGAAGCCTTTGAATGGATTAAATATCTAGTGACCACGGAAGTTCAGGAGAAATCTATTGATTTAAGTGGGGGTAATCCACCCGTAAACGCCGTTGCTGCCGAAACCTACTATAAGCATTTTGAAGGTATCGATCCTGATGACGTACGTAAAGTGTATGAGGGCGGCGTGAAATACGGCTTTGAGTCCTTCAATCATTTAATTACGAATTACTCACAAATCAATGACATGTTTATCAATGAAATGCAGCCCATTGAAAATGGAGACAAAACGGTAGAGGAAGTCATGCCGACGATCCAAAAGAAAGTTACAGATATTCTTAAACGCTAA